One region of Ardenticatena maritima genomic DNA includes:
- a CDS encoding glycosyltransferase family 39 protein — MTTQPLSAKSGSHRLALSAEQVAWSVVLLGAALLRMGGLGRWPLFASEAAVALDVVGPFAHRPPAFAPDTSPLLLNLVGASMWLFGTGEAAVRSVAALAGMALLLLLWHMRAVLGRSAALGAALLVMASPSLVFFARQADDTVLAYTVSLWVVLALWRLWRDPSRRTLDHAALAVGVALTAGAGVWVVPVAGLLWWAWVRPQVPQAVRDVLAAHWVRASGVALGTALLLSTAFFTNLDGVGVLLAQPARFVRLWLGLDGVGLVVPYMVAFMLYEWPLVLWGLLGGALLNTERPRLAAFLLAWCGAALVLPALFNSGWTGSLALAALPLALLGGVAVARLLDAVMTFHARQEMAALTGGVFILAAFFWLLLLAYGHGRVHDALLFLLVSMPVLIGALLVVAGALLSWGLAWRATGVLVLVAALFWQWHTAWQLVYADAPDPREPLVQQAPHPDLLYLSEFLPRISLERTLHADRAPLGIQRSLGVLPFWYAREFETVDALTTAPPTADEWQILLLDEAAPPPPGVLGQRVYLGRVWAWPGLRGTMLVKWVLFREAPGVVSWGGVLYVTTP, encoded by the coding sequence ATGACGACACAACCACTTTCGGCAAAATCGGGCTCGCACCGGCTGGCGCTGTCAGCCGAACAGGTGGCATGGTCTGTTGTGCTGCTGGGGGCGGCGCTGTTGCGCATGGGCGGCTTGGGGCGCTGGCCGCTCTTTGCTTCCGAAGCGGCTGTGGCGCTTGATGTGGTGGGACCTTTCGCGCACCGCCCGCCCGCTTTTGCCCCCGACACCTCACCCCTGTTGCTCAACCTGGTGGGCGCGAGCATGTGGCTCTTTGGCACGGGGGAAGCCGCCGTGCGCAGTGTCGCCGCCCTTGCGGGCATGGCGCTGCTTCTGCTGCTCTGGCACATGCGGGCCGTGTTGGGGCGTTCGGCGGCGCTTGGGGCGGCGTTGCTGGTGATGGCGTCGCCTTCGTTGGTCTTCTTTGCACGCCAGGCGGATGACACCGTCCTCGCGTACACCGTCTCGCTCTGGGTGGTGCTGGCGCTCTGGCGGCTCTGGCGCGACCCGTCGCGCCGTACCCTCGACCATGCGGCGCTCGCCGTTGGCGTGGCGCTGACGGCAGGCGCGGGGGTGTGGGTTGTGCCGGTGGCGGGCTTGCTCTGGTGGGCATGGGTACGCCCGCAGGTGCCGCAAGCCGTGCGCGACGTGTTGGCGGCGCACTGGGTGCGAGCGAGTGGGGTCGCGCTGGGGACGGCGCTCCTGCTCTCGACCGCTTTCTTCACAAACCTGGATGGCGTGGGGGTGTTGCTGGCGCAACCGGCGCGTTTTGTGCGCTTGTGGCTTGGTCTGGATGGTGTTGGGCTGGTTGTGCCGTACATGGTGGCGTTCATGCTGTATGAGTGGCCGCTGGTGTTGTGGGGATTGCTGGGCGGCGCGCTGTTGAACACAGAGCGCCCACGCCTGGCGGCGTTTTTGCTGGCATGGTGCGGGGCGGCGCTGGTGCTGCCGGCGCTGTTCAACAGCGGCTGGACGGGCAGTTTGGCGCTGGCGGCGCTTCCGCTGGCGTTGTTGGGCGGTGTTGCGGTGGCGCGCCTGCTGGATGCGGTGATGACCTTCCACGCCCGCCAAGAGATGGCGGCGCTGACGGGCGGCGTCTTTATCTTGGCTGCCTTTTTCTGGCTCCTGTTGCTGGCGTATGGGCATGGGCGCGTGCATGACGCCCTGCTGTTTTTGCTGGTGAGCATGCCTGTGCTCATTGGCGCGTTGTTGGTGGTGGCGGGTGCGTTGCTCTCGTGGGGGCTCGCGTGGCGGGCGACGGGCGTTTTGGTGCTGGTGGCGGCGCTTTTCTGGCAATGGCATACGGCGTGGCAACTCGTCTATGCCGACGCGCCAGACCCGCGCGAGCCGTTGGTGCAACAAGCCCCACACCCCGATCTTTTGTATCTTTCTGAGTTCTTGCCGCGTATCAGTCTTGAACGCACCCTGCACGCTGACCGCGCGCCTCTGGGCATTCAACGTTCGTTGGGCGTGTTGCCTTTCTGGTACGCCCGTGAGTTTGAAACGGTGGACGCGCTGACAACCGCCCCGCCGACGGCGGATGAATGGCAGATTCTGCTGCTGGATGAAGCAGCGCCGCCACCGCCGGGCGTGCTGGGGCAACGGGTCTATCTGGGGCGTGTGTGGGCGTGGCCCGGCTTGCGTGGCACGATGCTTGTGAAATGGGTGCTCTTCCGCGAAGCGCCGGGCGTGGTTTCGTGGGGGGGCGTTTTGTACGTGACAACGCCCTGA
- a CDS encoding DUF2298 domain-containing protein, with product MMAELFAVLTWYILITLLGLAAAPLAFVWLRHLPDRGWSVARPLGWLLVGYLVWLTSVLGMARLDGRVGWGALLLVALASWGVLARWGGGWSAWRAWLVRHRRLLLGEEVLFLCAFALWVVVRAHDNAILGTEKPMEFAFLNAVVRGGEMPPNDPWLAGYAISYYYFGYVLMGLLSLMGGVPTGVAFNLGVALLFALSALGAFGVGYNLARTVWNARTSVAVGVLAALLLVGVSNFEGVLEIASANGVGSPAFYAWLDIRNLTLNPSETWYPSDNWWWWRASRTIRDVDPQTGGHIEIIDEFPFFSFLLGDMHPHVLALPFGLLALAAAFNLLRAARRALPARAWHGLLVPAERVDEGVLGYVLTLLVVGALGFLNSWDFPTYGFIVMAAWVVAIWSAQIRLPRDLWVALLGIPFWSIALFAPFYVGFRSQAQGLGLVPWAIHTRLHQYLIYVGVVGLAAWGFVLAHVRLLRGARPTRLALGLAVLAGGVGVLGLFKRAPVAVLGIVVALVALFALDTLLARARSNGEVDEARWFALGLVAVAALLMVLPEFVFIRDVFGTRMNTVFKFYFQAWTLMAVAGAFGAVWLARRLPPFGAWVWSVCLLAGVGLSLLYPIAATWTKTGMFRGNATLDGTRWYQSHPDYPAAAWLLANEPAQVVILEGTKPNAAYDFDVARVATLTGLSTVLGWGNHELQWRGNYDEPARRTPLIERIYTTTDPNEARALLDEFNVRYVVVGSFERNTYNLAPPQIEKFATFMTPVLQTEHVILFAR from the coding sequence ATGATGGCAGAACTCTTCGCAGTCTTGACCTGGTACATTCTCATCACGCTTTTGGGGCTGGCGGCGGCGCCGCTGGCTTTTGTTTGGTTGCGGCATCTCCCCGATCGAGGGTGGAGCGTGGCGCGCCCGCTGGGGTGGCTCCTCGTGGGCTACCTCGTTTGGCTGACGAGCGTCCTGGGCATGGCGCGGCTGGATGGGCGCGTGGGCTGGGGCGCATTGTTGCTGGTTGCCCTGGCGTCGTGGGGCGTGCTTGCCCGTTGGGGCGGCGGCTGGTCGGCGTGGCGGGCGTGGCTGGTGCGCCACCGCCGGCTGTTGCTGGGCGAAGAGGTGCTCTTTTTGTGCGCTTTTGCCTTGTGGGTGGTGGTGCGCGCGCACGATAACGCGATTCTGGGCACCGAAAAGCCCATGGAATTCGCGTTTTTGAACGCGGTTGTGCGCGGTGGGGAAATGCCCCCCAACGACCCCTGGTTAGCCGGCTACGCGATAAGTTACTACTACTTCGGCTATGTGCTGATGGGCTTGCTCAGCCTGATGGGGGGCGTGCCGACGGGCGTGGCGTTCAATCTGGGCGTTGCCTTGCTGTTTGCGCTGAGCGCGTTGGGGGCGTTTGGCGTTGGCTACAACCTCGCGCGCACCGTCTGGAACGCGCGCACAAGCGTCGCGGTGGGGGTGTTGGCGGCGCTTTTGCTGGTGGGCGTGAGCAACTTTGAGGGCGTGCTCGAAATCGCTTCGGCGAACGGCGTAGGCTCGCCCGCCTTCTATGCCTGGCTTGATATTCGCAACCTCACGTTGAACCCCAGCGAAACCTGGTATCCATCTGATAATTGGTGGTGGTGGCGCGCCTCGCGCACCATTCGCGATGTGGACCCGCAAACGGGCGGGCATATCGAAATCATTGATGAATTCCCCTTTTTCAGTTTCCTGTTGGGCGACATGCATCCGCACGTGCTGGCGTTGCCCTTTGGCTTGCTGGCGCTCGCGGCGGCGTTCAACCTCTTGCGGGCGGCGCGGCGGGCGTTGCCTGCACGCGCCTGGCATGGCTTGCTGGTGCCTGCGGAGCGGGTGGATGAGGGCGTGTTGGGCTATGTTTTGACATTGCTGGTTGTGGGGGCGCTCGGCTTTCTCAACTCGTGGGATTTTCCCACCTACGGCTTCATTGTCATGGCGGCGTGGGTGGTTGCCATTTGGTCGGCACAGATACGCTTGCCGCGCGACCTTTGGGTGGCGTTGCTGGGCATTCCTTTTTGGAGCATTGCGCTTTTTGCGCCCTTCTACGTCGGCTTTCGATCACAGGCGCAGGGGCTGGGGCTGGTCCCCTGGGCTATTCACACCCGCTTACACCAGTATCTCATCTACGTTGGCGTGGTCGGGCTGGCGGCATGGGGGTTTGTGCTGGCGCATGTGCGCCTGTTGCGTGGCGCGCGCCCCACACGCCTGGCGCTGGGGCTGGCGGTGTTGGCCGGGGGCGTGGGTGTGCTGGGGCTGTTCAAAAGAGCGCCTGTGGCGGTGTTGGGGATCGTGGTGGCGTTGGTGGCGCTCTTCGCGCTGGATACGCTTCTGGCGCGTGCGCGGTCGAATGGTGAAGTGGACGAAGCCCGCTGGTTTGCGCTGGGGCTGGTAGCGGTGGCGGCGTTGCTCATGGTGTTGCCGGAGTTCGTCTTTATCCGCGATGTGTTCGGCACGCGCATGAACACCGTCTTCAAATTCTATTTCCAGGCGTGGACCCTGATGGCGGTGGCTGGCGCGTTTGGTGCGGTCTGGCTGGCGCGGCGCTTGCCGCCGTTCGGGGCGTGGGTGTGGAGCGTGTGCCTGCTGGCAGGCGTGGGGCTTTCGCTGCTCTACCCCATAGCCGCGACCTGGACGAAGACGGGCATGTTCCGCGGTAACGCCACACTGGACGGCACACGCTGGTATCAATCGCACCCCGACTATCCGGCGGCGGCGTGGCTCTTGGCGAACGAGCCGGCGCAAGTGGTCATTCTGGAAGGGACGAAACCAAACGCCGCTTACGATTTCGATGTGGCGCGTGTGGCTACCCTGACCGGGCTTTCGACGGTGCTGGGCTGGGGCAACCACGAGTTGCAGTGGCGAGGCAATTACGATGAACCGGCGCGGCGCACGCCCTTGATTGAACGCATCTACACCACCACCGACCCCAACGAAGCGCGGGCGCTCCTCGACGAGTTCAATGTGCGCTATGTCGTGGTTGGCTCGTTCGAGCGAAACACATACAATCTCGCGCCACCGCAGATTGAAAAATTCGCGACATTTATGACGCCTGTGCTCCAAACCGAGCATGTCATTCTTTTTGCTCGCTGA
- a CDS encoding flippase activity-associated protein Agl23 — protein sequence MQTTPEMHLEHEQATPSSWLDRSWFTIQTLDWAWVIFGVLMVAVVLTRFWDLGTRALHHDESLHAVFSWYLYIGNGYQHDPLMHGPFLFHFTALIFWLFGDSDFTVRVGPALFGVAIAAAPWLFMRDWLGRRGALAAVALTLISPTILYYSRFIRHDIFALGWTVLIVYAVFKYLETGRERYFLLIAVGMAFFYSTKENAYIFSALLWPFLLLIVAFQWSRARALRESRAWHIVVTMAALLLPFTTALVVEVVFGNWFGLGWDALDYSPAGITRSLLFFGVLWLIGAGVAAVLFDIRRFLTFAALFYAIFLLLHTTFLTNPFGVVTGFVGALGYWLDQHDVQRGGQPWYYYLLLLWLYEYMALAIGLFAGTWLMFWKRPQGKPLDEHAQIRVQGVFPIFLLWWLVTSFIAYSIAGEKMPWLSVHMSLPAIWLAAWTIGHFLDEVEWSAIRAEGVWFALAFLVATLAAMTLLYWGLRSEWPLQGTTREALTVTMGWLAALLILGITGWLAWRLWRQIGDKTAGDAVMLVLLVVLAASTWRYAWLASFVHGDIPREMLIYTQTAPDVTMVTEDLKALSQRLTGGLDMVVAYDSGASWPFEWYLRNFPNKRFFGESPGPDLANADVVLIGETSLYSEREQRARPFIPNYIRHEYKLRWWFPEEYKDLMLTVQEVPDPNDPSRTVMQALGERDANIFHVVANAFRYARRADYRRDFLDFLIWRKLKQPLGSTNFAMYVRPDLVKEIWRYGNIAAAKDPTLIQDEYDEKMVTLSATRVVGAFGVAEGQLNTPRAVAFAPDGRLVVADSGNHRIQVFNADGSFAFSFGTMGSAPGQFNEPWGVAVDAEGNIYVADTWNHRIQKFDAEGNFITAWGTFADTQGQLTQPGVFWGPRGIAIGPDHRLYVADTGNKRIQVFELDGAFAGMFGGAGNGPGQLNEPTDVAVASDGTIYVADTWNQRVQAFSPTYAFLREWRVRGWESQSIVNKPFIETDGARVWISDPEGYRVIEFDTAGAVQRVWGTFGTSTDAFALPLGLAYQDGVLAVVDSDNHRVLLFNVGE from the coding sequence ATGCAGACAACACCTGAAATGCACCTCGAACACGAACAGGCAACGCCTTCCTCGTGGCTTGATCGTTCTTGGTTCACCATTCAGACGCTTGATTGGGCATGGGTGATTTTTGGCGTGCTGATGGTGGCTGTTGTGCTTACCCGTTTTTGGGACCTGGGCACGCGCGCGTTGCACCACGACGAAAGTTTGCACGCTGTTTTCTCGTGGTATCTCTACATTGGAAACGGCTACCAGCACGACCCCTTGATGCATGGTCCCTTTCTCTTCCACTTCACGGCGCTCATCTTCTGGCTGTTTGGTGATAGCGACTTCACCGTGCGGGTGGGGCCGGCGCTGTTTGGCGTGGCGATTGCCGCAGCGCCCTGGCTCTTCATGCGCGATTGGCTGGGGCGGCGTGGGGCGCTGGCGGCGGTCGCGCTCACGCTGATTTCGCCCACGATTTTGTACTACTCGCGCTTCATTCGCCATGACATTTTCGCGCTGGGGTGGACGGTGCTCATTGTATATGCCGTGTTCAAATATCTGGAAACGGGGCGCGAGCGATACTTTTTACTGATTGCGGTTGGCATGGCGTTCTTCTATTCCACGAAGGAAAACGCCTACATTTTTAGTGCGTTGCTTTGGCCGTTTTTGTTGCTCATCGTGGCGTTCCAGTGGTCGCGCGCCCGTGCTCTGCGAGAATCGCGCGCGTGGCATATTGTCGTCACGATGGCGGCGTTGCTTTTGCCCTTTACCACGGCGCTTGTGGTTGAAGTGGTGTTTGGCAATTGGTTCGGTTTGGGATGGGATGCGCTCGACTATTCGCCGGCGGGGATTACACGCAGCCTGCTCTTCTTTGGCGTGTTGTGGCTGATTGGTGCAGGGGTGGCGGCGGTGTTGTTCGATATTCGCCGTTTTCTCACCTTTGCCGCTCTCTTCTACGCGATTTTCTTACTGCTGCACACCACCTTTTTGACCAACCCCTTTGGCGTGGTGACAGGTTTTGTCGGGGCGCTGGGCTACTGGCTCGACCAGCACGATGTCCAGCGTGGCGGGCAGCCGTGGTACTACTACCTGCTCCTGCTCTGGCTGTATGAGTACATGGCGTTGGCGATTGGGCTTTTTGCCGGCACTTGGTTGATGTTCTGGAAGCGCCCCCAAGGCAAGCCGTTGGACGAACATGCCCAGATACGTGTGCAGGGCGTCTTCCCCATTTTTCTGCTCTGGTGGCTGGTGACGTCGTTCATTGCCTACAGCATTGCGGGTGAAAAGATGCCCTGGCTGAGCGTGCACATGAGTTTGCCCGCGATTTGGCTGGCGGCGTGGACGATTGGGCACTTTCTGGACGAGGTGGAGTGGTCGGCGATACGCGCCGAGGGTGTTTGGTTTGCGCTGGCGTTTCTCGTCGCAACGCTCGCGGCCATGACCCTGCTCTACTGGGGGCTGCGGAGTGAGTGGCCCTTGCAAGGCACCACCCGCGAAGCGCTGACCGTGACGATGGGCTGGCTGGCGGCGCTGCTCATTCTGGGCATAACAGGGTGGCTGGCGTGGCGGCTCTGGCGGCAAATTGGCGACAAAACCGCCGGCGACGCGGTCATGTTGGTGTTGCTGGTGGTGTTGGCGGCTTCCACCTGGCGCTATGCGTGGCTGGCTTCGTTCGTGCATGGCGATATTCCGCGCGAGATGCTCATTTACACGCAAACCGCGCCCGACGTGACCATGGTCACCGAGGATTTGAAAGCCCTCTCCCAGCGCCTGACCGGCGGGCTGGACATGGTGGTCGCCTACGATAGCGGCGCGTCCTGGCCGTTTGAATGGTATTTGCGCAACTTCCCCAACAAACGCTTCTTTGGGGAATCGCCGGGGCCCGATTTGGCGAACGCCGATGTGGTGCTCATTGGCGAAACCTCGCTCTACAGCGAGCGTGAACAGCGAGCGCGTCCGTTCATTCCCAACTACATTCGCCATGAATACAAATTGCGCTGGTGGTTCCCCGAAGAGTACAAAGATTTGATGCTGACGGTGCAAGAAGTGCCCGACCCGAATGACCCCTCGCGGACGGTGATGCAGGCGCTGGGTGAGCGTGATGCCAATATCTTCCATGTGGTGGCAAATGCTTTTCGCTACGCCCGCCGCGCCGATTATCGCCGCGACTTCCTGGACTTCTTGATTTGGCGCAAGTTGAAGCAGCCGCTTGGTTCCACGAATTTCGCCATGTATGTGCGCCCCGATTTGGTGAAGGAGATTTGGCGCTACGGCAATATCGCCGCCGCCAAAGACCCCACGCTGATTCAAGATGAGTACGATGAAAAGATGGTCACGTTGAGCGCGACGCGCGTTGTTGGCGCGTTTGGCGTTGCCGAGGGGCAGTTGAATACGCCGCGCGCGGTCGCGTTTGCGCCGGATGGGCGTCTGGTGGTTGCTGATAGCGGTAACCACCGCATTCAGGTCTTCAACGCGGACGGAAGTTTCGCCTTCTCGTTCGGGACGATGGGCAGCGCTCCCGGTCAGTTCAACGAGCCGTGGGGTGTCGCCGTGGACGCTGAGGGCAATATCTACGTGGCCGATACCTGGAATCATCGCATTCAGAAATTCGATGCCGAGGGGAATTTCATCACCGCATGGGGAACGTTCGCTGATACGCAAGGGCAATTGACCCAACCGGGCGTCTTTTGGGGACCGCGCGGCATAGCCATTGGGCCGGATCATCGCCTCTATGTGGCGGATACCGGCAACAAGCGCATTCAGGTGTTCGAGTTGGACGGCGCGTTTGCCGGTATGTTTGGCGGGGCGGGGAATGGCCCCGGGCAGTTGAATGAGCCGACCGATGTGGCGGTTGCTTCCGATGGCACGATTTACGTAGCGGATACCTGGAATCAACGTGTACAAGCCTTCTCGCCTACATACGCCTTCTTGCGCGAATGGCGTGTGCGCGGCTGGGAGAGCCAATCGATTGTCAACAAGCCATTCATCGAGACGGATGGCGCGCGAGTCTGGATTAGCGACCCTGAGGGGTATCGCGTGATTGAATTTGATACCGCGGGGGCGGTTCAGCGCGTGTGGGGCACGTTTGGTACGAGTACCGATGCCTTTGCCTTGCCGCTTGGACTGGCGTATCAAGACGGGGTATTGGCGGTTGTTGATAGCGACAACCACCGTGTGTTGCTTTTCAATGTGGGTGAGTAA